One window of the Branchiostoma lanceolatum isolate klBraLanc5 chromosome 3, klBraLanc5.hap2, whole genome shotgun sequence genome contains the following:
- the LOC136429549 gene encoding uncharacterized protein: protein MMDKNISAIEDYATEAVSIFDKAYKMINFRVLLVGVKVLTERWPGEDPKPSYANYLKPKVREYIWNTIRPQATFHTAVYVAGPPHWDAGYAGAGICHLCKVNGMNDFPFVMAAEDSKRPADHYWNAHEIGHEFRNGHNFDPSDGGSSICPAKRLFGTKCVMGGNSYPTTFSSTFLDKIRATDYSCMADKPPQVQSHSIFATISDTSQRLFMIFIANVTFTVYWTKVNNVELSRLHYPSLFMYL, encoded by the exons ATGATGGACAAGAACATATCAGCAATAGAGGACTACGCAACGGAGGCTGTTTCAATCTTCGACAAG GCGTATAAGATGATCAACTTCCGCGTGCTGCTAGTCGGGGTGAAGGTTTTGACGGAGCGTTGGCCGGGAGAAGACCCAAAACCAAGCTACGCCAATTATCTGAAACCAAAAGTACGAGAGTACATATGGAACACCATCAGGCCCCAGGCGACTTTCCACACTGCTGTTTACGTGGC TGGTCCTCCACACTGGGACGCAGGGTACGCCGGAGCCGGTATATGTCATCTCTGTAAAGTTAACGGAATGAACGATTTTCCCTTTGTGATGGCG GCCGAAGACAGCAAAAGACCTGCAGATCACTACTGGAACGCGCACGAGATTGGTCATGAGTTTCGCAATGGTCACAATTTTG ATCCTAGCGACGGCGGAAGTTCCATCTGTCCAGCAAAGCGACTATTCGGCACTAAATGTGTGATGGGAGGAAACAG TTATCCAACGACCTTCAGCAGTACGTTCCTGGACAAGATCAGGGCAACTGACTACAGCTGCATGGCAGACAAGCCGCCACAGGTGCAGAGTCATTCCATCTTTGCTACCATATCCGATACTTCTCAACGTCTGTTTATGATTTTCATTGCGAATGTCACCTTTACAGTTTACTGGACAAAAGTTAACAATGTTGAGCTCTCAAGATTACATTATCCATCGCTATTCATGTACCTTTAG
- the LOC136429548 gene encoding uncharacterized protein, with the protein MTANRHLVLLSLILGSVLAFQTQGLYRGDSEVDGILQIRLKRSENLEEIVEELIELLENRESKSQDDRMVMAESDNPTVDWMKDERSECSSRAIPDEDNLMDEDMRWCESDGEGPAPNQLKKGLSERRAIIPGWNDKSRCDHHECFNDPSGRT; encoded by the exons ATGACTGCAAACCGCCATCTGGTCTTGCTCAGCCTTATTCTTGGCTCCGTGTTAGCATTCCAAACGCAG GGTTTGTACCGAGGGGACTCTGAGGTTGATGGAATACTGCAGATTCGCCTCAAGAGATCCGAAAACTTGGAGGAAATCGTCGAGGAGCTGATAGAACTGCTAGAGAACAGAGAGTCAAAATCACAG GATGATAGAATGGTTATGGCTGAATCGGACAACCCAACTGTAGATTGGATGAAAGATGAGAGGTCAGAGTGTTCCAGTCGGGCCATTCCGGACGAAGACAACCTGATGGACGAAGACATGCGATGGTGTGAGAGCGATGGGGAAGGACCTGCTCCAAATCAACtgaagaag GGATTGTCGGAGCGCCGCGCGATTATTCCTGGGTGGAACGACAAGTCCCGCTGTGACCACCACGAGTGTTTCAATGACCCTTCTGG GAGGACATAA